Proteins encoded by one window of Engraulis encrasicolus isolate BLACKSEA-1 chromosome 23, IST_EnEncr_1.0, whole genome shotgun sequence:
- the LOC134440042 gene encoding uncharacterized protein LOC134440042, whose amino-acid sequence MYLCCCKDKYTVEGETTEDNNNNNTGDKQSEAAVAVVFSSFPWEIPDEVLDVLEDLDDALDKELEERRERREQELRALLDNVLLDTASRAEEHDDNDIMATGGTANVEEDSSSSDLNMTPGEAEKVVEQFTSSGFDKTTGDAEKVKKGAIVSEGPVQGDIVSGDLGLGDTVTDDLGLGDIDLELDLDGINCNLGLQDFEDMIQNFME is encoded by the exons ATGTACCTTTGCTGTTGCAAAGACAAATATACGGTTGAGGGAGAAACGAcagaggacaacaacaacaacaacacaggggACAAACAATCTGAGGCCGCGGTGGCGGTGGTGTTCTCCTCCTTCCCCTGGGAGATCCCAGACGAAGTTTTAGACGTTCTGGAGGACCTAGATGATGCACTGGAcaaggagctggaggagaggagggagcggaGGGAGCAGGAGTTGAGAGCCCTGCTGGACAATGTTCTTCTGG aCACAGCCTCTCGGGCAGAAGAACATGATGATAATGATATCATGGCCACTGGAGGGACTGCAAATGTGGAGGAAGACTCGTCCTCTTCCGATTTGAATATGACCCCTGGAGAGGCCGAGAAGGTGGTGGAACAATTCACCTCCTCTGGTTTTGATAAGACCACTGGAGATGCCGAgaaggtgaaaaag GGTGCCATTGTCTCAGAGGGCCCTGTCCAGGGTGACATTGTCTCCGGTGACCTTGGACTTGGTGACACTGTCACGGATGACCTTGGGCTTGGTGACATTGACCTCGAGCTTGACCTGGATGGTATCAACTGTAACCTGGGCCTGCAGGACTTTGAGGACATGATCCAGAACTTCATGGAGTAA